Proteins from one Brevibacillus humidisoli genomic window:
- a CDS encoding glycerol-3-phosphate dehydrogenase/oxidase, which translates to MQSRTAILEEMASEELDLIVIGGGITGAGIALDASMRGLRVGLLEKSDFGSGTSSRSTKLIHGGLRYLKQGEVKLVQEVGRERAILYQNAPHIVTAAPMLLPIYKGGTYGYLASSVGLYVYDWLAGVERKERRKMLGRDETRRQEPLLKTDGLKGSGLYYEYRTDDARLTLDLMKTAVQQGANVVNYAEVKEFLYRSGQVNGVQVEDRRTGKTYQLYAKQIVNAAGPWVDKLREQDGSLQGKRLFLTKGVHLVVDYDRLPVKQSAYFDTPDGRMVFVIPRGQITYIGTTDTAYDLSIDTPRTTEEDRDYLLRAVNAMFPSVALTKEDVRSHWAGLRPLIYEEGKGPSELSRKDEIFISDSGLITIAGGKLTGFRKMAEKVVNLVAGNLSRTDGRSYPPCSTDQIVISGGERRGHASYEDCKKELFQTGTAKGIDPLTVTEWIETYGTNTLHIYERFDTLSEQNPLRSNQERALQAQLMYALEEEMTVTAADFLRLRTGWTYFRLEKAESKKEQVLALMAEWAGWDQTELEKQRQEVERLLRTIHHLPASDQAVEEQPEEETTCTV; encoded by the coding sequence ATGCAGAGCCGGACGGCCATTCTGGAGGAGATGGCGTCAGAAGAGCTGGATCTGATCGTCATCGGCGGCGGAATTACCGGGGCCGGAATTGCTTTGGACGCCAGTATGCGGGGTCTGCGCGTGGGGCTGTTGGAAAAAAGCGATTTTGGATCTGGCACGAGCAGCCGCTCCACCAAACTGATCCATGGCGGCCTCCGTTACCTGAAGCAGGGAGAAGTAAAGCTGGTGCAGGAAGTAGGCAGGGAGCGGGCCATTCTCTATCAGAATGCCCCGCATATCGTGACGGCCGCGCCGATGCTGCTGCCCATCTACAAGGGAGGCACATACGGTTACCTGGCTTCGTCGGTGGGCCTCTACGTATACGACTGGCTTGCTGGCGTAGAGCGAAAAGAGCGGCGGAAAATGCTGGGCAGAGATGAAACGCGGCGGCAGGAACCGTTGCTGAAAACGGATGGGTTGAAAGGATCGGGGCTGTATTACGAATACCGGACTGACGATGCACGGCTCACCCTCGACCTGATGAAAACCGCTGTACAGCAAGGAGCAAACGTGGTCAATTATGCTGAGGTGAAAGAGTTTCTCTATCGTTCTGGTCAGGTAAACGGTGTGCAGGTCGAAGATCGCAGAACCGGCAAAACCTATCAGTTGTACGCCAAGCAGATTGTCAATGCGGCCGGCCCATGGGTGGATAAACTGCGCGAACAAGACGGTTCGCTCCAGGGCAAACGCTTGTTTTTGACCAAAGGGGTGCACTTGGTTGTCGACTACGACCGTCTGCCGGTCAAACAGTCCGCCTATTTTGACACACCTGATGGCCGGATGGTCTTCGTCATTCCACGCGGCCAGATTACCTACATCGGTACAACGGATACAGCGTATGATCTGTCGATCGATACGCCTCGCACCACAGAAGAAGACCGTGACTATCTGCTGCGGGCGGTTAATGCGATGTTCCCGTCCGTGGCACTGACAAAAGAAGATGTGCGTTCTCACTGGGCAGGCTTGCGTCCGCTGATCTACGAGGAAGGGAAGGGCCCCTCTGAGTTGTCTCGTAAGGATGAGATCTTTATCTCCGACTCGGGATTGATCACCATTGCCGGCGGGAAGCTGACCGGCTTTCGGAAAATGGCGGAGAAAGTGGTCAATCTGGTAGCGGGCAACTTGAGCCGCACCGATGGCCGCAGCTATCCCCCCTGCTCAACGGATCAGATCGTCATCAGCGGCGGGGAACGGAGGGGACATGCTTCCTATGAGGACTGCAAGAAAGAATTGTTTCAAACCGGTACGGCCAAAGGCATCGATCCGCTGACCGTGACGGAGTGGATCGAGACGTATGGGACCAATACGCTGCACATCTATGAACGTTTTGACACGCTGTCGGAACAGAATCCACTACGATCTAACCAGGAACGTGCACTGCAAGCTCAACTGATGTACGCACTGGAGGAAGAGATGACGGTAACGGCGGCCGACTTTTTACGCCTGCGGACGGGATGGACCTATTTTCGCCTGGAGAAGGCAGAGAGTAAAAAAGAGCAGGTACTGGCGCTGATGGCTGAATGGGCCGGTTGGGACCAGACGGAGCTAGAGAAGCAGCGGCAGGAGGTAGAGCGGCTGCTGCGGACGATCCATCACTTGCCTGCAAGCGACCAAGCGGTAGAAGAACAGCCGGAAGAAGAAACAACTTGCACGGTCTAG
- a CDS encoding ABC transporter ATP-binding protein: MGSVKIEHLSKEFNGVKALEDVNLEIREGEFFALLGPSGCGKTTTMRCIAGFETPTSGKIYIGDRDVSHVPANQRNCGMVFQSYALFPHLTVFENVAYSLNVRRFYQGGLGTKAAVLANLLNRKLGRVNKEIETKVRDSLDFVELGHLADRLPGQLSGGQQQRVALARALVMEPAVLLMDEPLSNLDKKLRNVMRVTIREIQQKVGITTIFVTHDQEEAMSMADRVAVMHGGELVQVDTPTALYSNPISPFVADFVGSSNLFGAAVKENGSGDGGTVLLLEGSQVLRSAYTAKKNDVQVMIRPESITLLTEHQQPTSQNVLEGTVELATYLGPIIRYDVNVGSLKFEVDITFDSNPLLTPGTKVRMEIDPERVVIL, translated from the coding sequence ACGGCGTGAAAGCACTGGAAGATGTCAACCTGGAGATACGGGAGGGCGAGTTCTTCGCCCTCCTCGGTCCTTCCGGGTGTGGCAAGACGACAACCATGCGCTGCATCGCCGGTTTTGAAACCCCTACATCCGGCAAAATCTACATCGGCGATCGTGACGTCAGCCACGTACCTGCAAATCAACGCAACTGCGGAATGGTCTTTCAGAGCTACGCTTTGTTTCCCCATCTGACCGTCTTTGAAAACGTCGCCTATAGTCTGAATGTTCGCCGCTTTTACCAAGGTGGACTGGGTACGAAGGCGGCGGTGTTGGCCAATCTGCTCAACCGGAAACTGGGGCGGGTCAACAAGGAGATCGAGACAAAGGTACGCGATTCTCTTGACTTCGTCGAACTGGGTCACCTCGCTGACCGACTGCCAGGCCAGCTCTCAGGCGGCCAGCAGCAGCGGGTCGCGCTAGCGCGGGCCCTGGTCATGGAACCGGCCGTGCTGTTGATGGATGAACCGCTGTCCAACCTGGACAAAAAACTGCGCAACGTGATGCGCGTTACGATTCGTGAGATTCAGCAAAAAGTAGGCATCACCACAATCTTCGTCACGCACGACCAGGAAGAAGCGATGAGTATGGCCGACCGAGTCGCTGTCATGCACGGGGGAGAATTGGTGCAGGTGGATACGCCAACCGCTTTGTACAGCAATCCCATTTCTCCGTTTGTCGCCGATTTCGTCGGTTCGTCCAACCTGTTCGGCGCTGCTGTCAAAGAGAACGGCAGCGGAGATGGCGGGACTGTTCTGTTGTTGGAAGGCAGCCAGGTGCTCCGCTCCGCTTACACGGCCAAAAAGAACGACGTGCAAGTGATGATCCGCCCTGAGAGCATCACTCTGTTGACGGAGCATCAGCAGCCGACGAGTCAAAACGTGCTGGAGGGTACGGTTGAATTGGCAACGTACCTGGGGCCGATCATTCGCTACGATGTAAATGTGGGCTCACTCAAGTTTGAAGTGGATATCACATTTGACAGCAATCCGCTGCTGACACCGGGAACCAAGGTGAGAATGGAGATTGATCCGGAACGTGTGGTGATTCTATGA
- a CDS encoding methyl-accepting chemotaxis protein codes for MRWTVRKRLYAGFLVILAMMATVCWIGLEKMAVINQRAEQINVNWLPKVDLIHQVKYQTEHALTLELKYILSEDRQKEFIGQEVNEALEQIEQLFAAYEKNSLGEEEQKNFASLKKSWANYRELYQSIIDSGQLDEARIAELLREADTAFRVMSGYLDNLVAINSEGAEQATASAKHIFVSAQQETLWFLGGALIASLLIALGLARTIVNPLKSITANVKQVAAGDLTVVPPSFRFRDEIRDLGADFQQMSEQLRAIVSDVNRSATKVAASSQELSAGAEQTSTANQQVSEIIQEIAAGAEQVADGSEASTGAIQAVSGGIERMAEASGSVMQATQAARLEAVQGNESITQAVGQMRGVNQAIGSFASLIERLDERSQEIGEIVGMIGSIAAMTNLLSLNAAIEAARAGESGRGFAVVADEVRSLAEQSEQSADRIAQLIRDVQTDTAQAVKAIQSITGEVQQGTDDVAAAGDAFERILAAMEEMSRQMEQIHAVSADLRADSREVTETVQAFAEIAADTSEQTQNVAAATEQQAAAMQEMANSAELLHQLSEELKEVVGRFRY; via the coding sequence ATGAGATGGACGGTACGAAAACGGTTGTACGCAGGTTTTTTGGTCATTCTCGCGATGATGGCGACGGTGTGTTGGATTGGCTTGGAGAAAATGGCCGTAATCAACCAACGGGCAGAGCAGATCAACGTCAACTGGCTGCCGAAAGTAGACTTGATTCATCAGGTTAAGTATCAGACCGAACATGCGCTGACACTGGAGTTGAAATACATATTGTCAGAAGATCGGCAAAAAGAGTTTATCGGCCAGGAAGTGAACGAGGCACTGGAGCAGATCGAACAATTATTTGCTGCCTATGAAAAGAATTCGCTTGGGGAAGAGGAGCAAAAGAATTTTGCTTCCTTAAAAAAGTCATGGGCCAATTACCGGGAGTTGTACCAATCGATCATCGACTCGGGGCAGCTTGATGAGGCACGTATCGCAGAACTGCTGAGGGAGGCTGACACTGCGTTCCGGGTGATGAGCGGTTATCTGGACAACCTGGTTGCGATCAATAGTGAAGGAGCGGAACAGGCGACTGCCTCCGCCAAACACATCTTTGTGTCGGCACAGCAAGAAACGCTATGGTTTTTGGGAGGTGCCTTGATTGCCAGTTTGCTGATTGCCTTGGGGTTGGCCCGTACGATCGTCAATCCGTTGAAAAGCATAACGGCAAACGTGAAGCAGGTCGCTGCAGGTGACTTGACTGTAGTCCCGCCCTCCTTCCGCTTTCGTGATGAGATCCGCGACCTCGGGGCGGACTTTCAGCAGATGAGTGAACAACTCCGGGCGATCGTGAGTGATGTAAACAGATCGGCAACCAAGGTAGCGGCATCCTCGCAGGAACTGTCAGCTGGAGCGGAACAAACGTCGACGGCCAACCAGCAAGTAAGCGAGATCATTCAAGAGATTGCCGCCGGTGCAGAACAGGTGGCAGACGGTTCAGAGGCAAGCACTGGTGCCATACAGGCGGTCTCGGGTGGAATCGAACGGATGGCTGAGGCATCGGGCTCTGTCATGCAGGCAACTCAAGCGGCACGTCTGGAGGCCGTTCAAGGCAACGAATCGATCACTCAGGCGGTCGGTCAGATGAGAGGGGTCAACCAGGCGATTGGCTCGTTTGCCTCCCTGATCGAACGGCTGGACGAACGCTCACAGGAGATCGGCGAAATTGTCGGGATGATCGGCAGCATCGCTGCCATGACCAATCTGCTGTCGCTCAATGCGGCGATTGAGGCCGCACGAGCAGGAGAAAGCGGCCGGGGCTTTGCGGTAGTGGCCGACGAAGTGCGAAGTCTTGCCGAGCAGTCAGAACAATCCGCCGACCGCATCGCCCAATTGATTCGTGACGTCCAGACGGATACGGCACAAGCGGTAAAGGCGATTCAGTCGATTACCGGTGAAGTGCAGCAGGGAACGGACGACGTGGCTGCCGCAGGTGACGCATTTGAACGGATTCTGGCCGCGATGGAGGAGATGAGCAGGCAGATGGAGCAGATTCATGCCGTCTCAGCCGACTTGCGTGCTGATTCGCGAGAGGTGACCGAGACGGTCCAGGCATTTGCCGAAATCGCCGCCGACACATCTGAGCAGACACAAAACGTCGCGGCGGCCACTGAGCAGCAGGCCGCAGCCATGCAGGAGATGGCCAACTCGGCGGAACTGCTTCACCAACTGTCTGAAGAGTTAAAAGAAGTGGTGGGGCGGTTCCGTTATTAA
- a CDS encoding ABC transporter permease has translation MSQTVSTPPQSPNSKEAKKSRFSLNGFALLKWIIYLFFFTFLLVPLFSILLVSITGQPMNIFGSFVNPKILSSTLEKLSQFSFDAYTSLFKPDSNYFSALINSLELATGVAVLVTIFVLPIAYAFARTTMPFKTFFAALCTIPLVVPTFISSYAFTLMFGKTGWVNHIYRAFGGEGVLFDVQSMLGIVLVQVFFFFPYALWPMVAAFKISDLTLEEASQNLGAQSWYTFLRVTLPLAMPGIISSMLLIFTVSFSDFGTPIILAPKDLNLIVVEAYREIAGFFNWAGSAVLTVIMLLVAGFFFWLQRLVIRGKEYGTISGKPTKQKLNDHKGVVSSLTVYTFLLLLVPLLAIGSVFLSSLATTWGHHALPDGYTLEHYLTIFSTSSKNIVNSLILAGGALVLSVVIATFVSYFVVRRGSGGLDFVSSIPLIVPGIALGIALIQTFNTAPLHLTGTALLLIIAYTIRRMPYMIRSTMSSMMAIRKDIEEAAISLGASNLFAAITVIGPLLLPGIAAGAILVFVTVIKETSISILMAPTDWAPMSLAVFQNLLRGEYYTASAMAILIIVIVILLQYFAKKITKDQLY, from the coding sequence ATGAGCCAGACGGTTTCCACACCACCGCAGTCTCCCAACTCGAAAGAGGCAAAGAAAAGCCGGTTTTCTCTTAACGGGTTTGCCCTGCTAAAGTGGATCATTTATCTATTCTTTTTCACGTTCTTGCTCGTTCCGCTGTTTTCCATTCTGCTGGTTAGTATAACCGGCCAGCCGATGAATATCTTCGGCAGTTTCGTCAACCCGAAGATTCTCAGTTCGACACTGGAAAAGCTGTCGCAGTTTTCATTTGACGCTTATACGTCCTTGTTTAAACCAGACAGCAACTATTTTTCAGCCTTGATCAACAGCTTGGAGCTGGCTACGGGGGTAGCCGTGCTGGTGACGATCTTCGTTTTGCCGATCGCCTACGCGTTTGCACGGACTACGATGCCGTTTAAAACATTCTTTGCGGCGCTGTGTACGATTCCGTTGGTCGTACCGACGTTTATCTCGTCCTACGCTTTTACCCTGATGTTCGGGAAAACCGGCTGGGTAAACCACATCTATCGCGCGTTTGGAGGAGAAGGAGTTCTGTTTGACGTCCAATCGATGCTGGGCATCGTGTTGGTGCAGGTGTTCTTTTTCTTCCCCTACGCCTTGTGGCCGATGGTGGCTGCCTTCAAGATCAGCGATCTCACCTTGGAGGAAGCGTCGCAAAACCTGGGGGCGCAGAGTTGGTACACGTTTTTGCGCGTCACTTTGCCGCTGGCAATGCCAGGGATTATCTCCAGCATGCTGCTGATCTTTACGGTCAGCTTCTCGGATTTCGGTACGCCGATCATTTTGGCGCCGAAGGATCTGAACCTGATTGTCGTTGAGGCATACCGGGAGATCGCAGGCTTTTTCAACTGGGCCGGATCTGCCGTCCTGACTGTAATCATGCTGCTGGTGGCGGGGTTCTTCTTTTGGCTGCAGCGTCTGGTGATCCGCGGCAAGGAGTACGGTACGATCTCAGGCAAACCAACCAAACAGAAGCTGAACGATCACAAAGGCGTGGTCTCCTCGCTGACTGTGTATACGTTCCTGTTACTGCTGGTGCCGCTATTGGCCATCGGATCGGTCTTTCTCTCATCGCTCGCTACGACCTGGGGTCATCATGCGCTGCCGGATGGCTATACGCTGGAGCACTACCTGACGATTTTCAGCACCTCGTCCAAAAACATCGTCAACAGTCTGATTCTAGCCGGTGGAGCGCTAGTGCTGAGTGTCGTGATTGCCACGTTTGTTTCTTATTTCGTCGTGCGCCGCGGTTCAGGCGGGCTTGATTTCGTATCGTCCATCCCGCTGATCGTGCCGGGGATTGCTCTCGGGATTGCGCTGATCCAGACCTTTAACACGGCTCCGCTCCATTTGACGGGAACGGCGCTGCTGTTGATCATTGCCTATACGATCAGACGGATGCCGTACATGATCCGTTCGACGATGAGCTCGATGATGGCAATTCGCAAAGATATTGAAGAGGCAGCGATTAGCCTAGGCGCTTCCAATCTGTTTGCCGCGATCACCGTGATTGGCCCGCTGCTGCTGCCGGGTATTGCCGCTGGGGCGATCCTGGTTTTCGTCACCGTTATCAAAGAGACCAGTATCTCGATCCTGATGGCGCCGACAGATTGGGCACCGATGAGTTTGGCCGTGTTCCAAAATCTGCTCCGCGGGGAGTACTATACCGCATCGGCAATGGCGATCTTGATCATCGTGATTGTCATCCTGCTGCAGTATTTCGCTAAAAAAATAACCAAAGACCAACTGTACTAA
- a CDS encoding glycerol-3-phosphate responsive antiterminator, whose product MYPIVDLVEHQTIAAVQSEQDLDDALAGQVNIIFLLTGSIFNIKELVEKIKAAGKQVFLHMEFIEGIAADKSGVTYVARNIAPTGIISTRSNLIRVAKEMNLMAIQRIFLIDRNAVVKGIKVVEQSQPDAVEVMPGVMPRVIREMTNLTPLPIIAGGLVGTQAEIDDALAAGALAVSVGTKELWA is encoded by the coding sequence ATGTACCCTATTGTGGATTTGGTGGAGCATCAGACGATTGCTGCCGTACAATCGGAGCAGGATCTGGATGACGCTCTTGCCGGCCAGGTCAACATCATCTTTTTGTTGACCGGCTCCATTTTTAACATCAAAGAGCTGGTGGAGAAAATTAAAGCTGCGGGGAAACAGGTGTTTCTGCACATGGAGTTTATTGAGGGCATTGCCGCTGACAAGAGCGGGGTGACCTATGTAGCCAGAAACATCGCTCCGACAGGCATAATCTCGACGCGAAGCAACTTGATCCGCGTCGCCAAAGAGATGAATCTGATGGCGATACAGCGGATCTTCCTGATCGACCGGAATGCAGTGGTGAAGGGGATCAAAGTGGTGGAACAGAGCCAGCCGGATGCGGTGGAAGTAATGCCTGGCGTGATGCCGCGCGTGATCCGGGAGATGACCAATCTCACACCGCTGCCCATCATCGCTGGAGGGCTGGTCGGTACCCAGGCCGAGATAGATGACGCGCTAGCGGCCGGGGCATTGGCCGTTTCTGTCGGGACAAAAGAGCTATGGGCATAA
- a CDS encoding HAD-IIA family hydrolase, translated as MKGFIFDLDGTVYLGDRLIPGAAEAIQALRERGDKVVFLSNKPIATRESYAQKLTKMGIPTHIDDVLNSSMIVARYLKQQIKPGESVMVIGEEPIREELHSYGITISSDPRQVAYVVLSWDRQFTYDKLNDLYQAAINGALVIASNPDRTCPLEDGQIPDTGALIGALEGATGKPIELVVGKPSPIAAEVAVQHLGLDYADCYMVGDRLETDIKMGNDTGMNSVLVLTGISTREMAEASLYKPRYIIDSIKEIVQL; from the coding sequence ATGAAAGGATTCATCTTTGATCTGGACGGCACTGTTTATCTTGGTGACCGCCTGATCCCCGGCGCGGCGGAAGCGATCCAAGCGCTGCGGGAGAGGGGAGACAAGGTCGTTTTTCTCTCGAACAAACCGATTGCCACACGAGAGTCGTATGCGCAAAAACTGACCAAAATGGGGATCCCGACCCATATAGACGATGTCCTCAATTCGTCCATGATCGTGGCCAGATATCTGAAACAGCAGATCAAGCCGGGAGAGTCGGTCATGGTGATCGGAGAAGAACCGATTCGCGAAGAACTGCATAGCTACGGCATTACGATCAGCAGTGATCCGCGTCAGGTGGCGTATGTCGTCTTGTCGTGGGATCGGCAGTTCACGTACGACAAGCTGAACGATCTCTACCAGGCGGCGATCAACGGAGCTCTCGTGATCGCCTCCAATCCGGACCGCACATGTCCGTTGGAGGATGGACAAATCCCTGACACAGGGGCGCTGATCGGAGCATTGGAGGGGGCTACCGGCAAACCGATCGAACTGGTTGTCGGCAAGCCATCCCCGATAGCCGCCGAGGTGGCGGTTCAGCATCTCGGCCTTGACTACGCCGACTGCTATATGGTTGGGGATCGGCTGGAGACGGATATCAAGATGGGGAATGATACCGGCATGAATTCCGTTCTCGTCCTGACCGGGATTAGTACGAGGGAGATGGCGGAAGCCAGTTTGTACAAACCGCGCTACATCATTGACAGTATAAAAGAGATCGTCCAGCTCTGA